DNA sequence from the Trypanosoma brucei gambiense DAL972 chromosome 9, complete sequence genome:
TGGGGGATCTGGCCTGTGTACACCCGAATCTTCTTTCTCCATATCTCAAGGTGCCAACAACGGGGTTCTTCAAACTTCTTAACGATGCTGATGTGAGAGTGCGTGCGGTAACGATTCAGGTGTGTTCCCACCTTGTTCTCGGGGAAATGCTCCGAATTCGAGATCACCTTTATATCATAGTGAGGCTTGTGGCTGATCCTAATGAAACAATTGCTAGCAACGCGGTAACGTTCGTGCAGAACCTGGCgttgaaggaaaaagagaggacgGGGAACCTAATTCCTCCTCTTGTTGTTCAACTAAGCCACGTCGTACCAGCTGATAAGTTTCAGCTGGCGATGCGGTCGCTTCTTGAGCGCGTTGAGGGCGATAAACCGACAGAATCACTAATAGAACGTTTGTGTCAACGGTTTGAACCATATTCGGAGCGCGGAACCAAAAAGCGGCAAATTGCACGCAATCTGGCTTTTTGCCTTCACGAGCTCACTTATGCAACTGAAAGGACTATCAAACGAATCACCTCGGAGGTCTGCTATCAACAGTATAAGCAATGGTTGCGGGATGACGTCGTACTGGACTATTTTAAGGATATCGCCGCCAAGGCTAAAAAGGTTGGGCTTCGAATTGGAACCGAACGTCGTGATAAAGCGGCTATTGAGGAATGGGAGGCTCGGATGCAGGCTGATTGCTGCGGACTGGATGACCCCAGAGGCAGTAGGCAGCTCACTGGTGACGAGTCTAGAGAAGCTGGAGACCAGAATGAACGCGACAACTGGGACACTACGGCTGACGGCTTGTAACGGAATTATGCGACTTCACACGAGGTGCAGTTTCTTGTCCGAGTATCACGGAATTGTCATTCACCAAGAAAAATGGTAGTTATATAGAAGGGTGCCAACGGCAtaaaactttttttcttttcggccCATGGGGGTTATGTttagtgtttttttcttgcttggTACAGTCGATGGCTGGGAATCAAATGCGCGAGGGACACTCCCGTGGGGGCACTTCACATTTAGAAGGAAAAGCTTATGCGGCTACGTTTTTATATGCAGTTCGGACGAGGTGTCGTATAGCGCATGTGCCTTCCGGATGCTTTGAATAGGTCTTGAATGCCGTGTGCTTTTTTGTGCCTCCGTATTCTTCACATCTGTTGCACCGATATGTAAATTGGCCGTGTTCCCAGGGGTTCTTTCGAGGTCcccacctttccttttctttattcttaTTGTGCTTTAACCAGTTTCGATCGCGGGGAGGGTACCGGACTTGTGTCTGAACTGCAGCTGTGGGGCGCTCGTTCGCTGCCGTCGGTCATTGTCTGGGGAGACATGTCAGTGTCCCGGATGGTGCCGGCCGATTTTGAGCTCGGATCAGCTCTTGGTGCGGGATCCTTCAGTAAGGTGGTGACAGCCAGCCACGTACCAACCGGACGGCGCTATGCGATCAAGGTGGTTTCAAAGCAACAGATCTGTACCGCTCCCTCcgatgaagaaaagaggcGCATGGCAGAAGTGGCCATAAGAGAGGCCCGCATGCTTCGTATGTGCAGCCACCCCAACATTGTCCGGTTCCACGCCTCAATGCAAGGTCCGCAGGACCTTATGTACGTAACGGAACTTTGTGACGGGGGGGAGCTACTCGAAGCTATCAAAGCGTGGGGAACAATACCCCTTGAGGCTGCACGCCACGTCCTCGCCGAGCTTTTTTCGGCTATATGGTATTTGCATCATGCACCGAAACACACACAGCCCGGAGTTCCTGATGCCCCCCTTGAgtcaataacaatattacATAGAGATATAAAGCCCGAAAATATTATGCTGATGAGCGATAAGCACGTCAGGCTCATTGACTTCGGTACGGCGGTGGTGTGTCGCTCGGTTGACGAACGGCCGGAAGGTGAACACAGTAGCAAAGGCAGGGCGAAGACATTTTGTGGTACAGCACCTTACATGTCACCTGAATTGTTACGGAACAACTACACTTGCACTGCTTCTGATTACTGGGCCTGTGGTTGCGTGTTATACCACATGCTGGTGGGCAAGCGTCCTTTTGATGGATCAACGGAGTACTTTCTTATACAGAGTATCCTCGAAAAGGAACCCGAGTATCCCGAGGACTTAGACGACGACGCGAAGGATTTGATACACAGGTTGCTGTCAAAATCACCGGATGAACGACCCGGTCGTGAAGAGGTGCAAAATCATCCATTTTTTGTGAGTATTGATTTTGATGGTCTCGCAACGAAGGAAGTGACCCCTTTTTGGGTGAGGAACGTTGAGTGGGAGCCCAATTCCCTATTTAGCACCTGCGTAGTCTGTAGAAGGGCGTTCTTCCTCTGGAGGCGTCGCCGCCACTGTCATAATTGTGGGAAGTTGGTTTGTAGTTCCTGCTCCGCGAATCATATTACCATACCTGGTTGTTCCAGCGCCTCCCCTGAGAGGGTTTGTGATTCTTGCTTTGGCAAGATTAGGGGGGATGGAGCGAAAGCAGGAGGTCGCGTTTAACGTTTCGGAAGTTTCTTTATTAACTGTGTCGTTAGCAATAGTATTCACGGAACGCAGCAAATAGGTgttcactcactcactcctCTCCACTGACTCCCTCATTGGGTTATGTTATGCTTACACACGCATGCACATCTATAAAGTTGTGTAGATACATTCACgcatgcttcgtgcacctatatttttcttgtttgtaaACTACAGAGCAGATACCATGGCCGCGGATGATGAGTCTGCCGCACTGCTGCACCGCCTTGGGTGGTTAGTTGAGCGAAGCAAGGTCGGGTTCAAGGGGAACCCCCCTCCCTTTGAGTCAGCCAAAACTCAGAAAAGCGtggaaataatgaaaaggaaagaaaagaggaaacttGCGGGGGGTACGAGCTTTAAGCCCTTTATCCACGGACCTCCGAGACTTGCCGAGGATTCACGGCCAACAAGACACTTGCGGGGCATAGACACCCAAAAATACGATGCTCAACTGAGCAAAACGGCCTTAAGCGGCCGTTGCCAGAAGTTAGATAGATCAACTGGATGTCCAGAGATACTGGCAGCTTTATGTTGGGATTTAGAAGCAAAGAAACCTGATGCCAATAAAGCTCAGAAGGATCCCGTTGGAACAGTTTGCCATTCTGATGATGGCCATCGAGCGGCCACCGCTGGCAAAAATCAGTACCTTCTTACCCTGagcaaggaggaaagggaagcgtATTATAGATCTGAAGCGATAAATCACCCGAAGTTCACCAGACGGAGCCGCGAGTACCGGGAGGGCTTAGGATGGTACCACGGGTCTCAGCTTGTGGGGCCATTGCGTAAAGGCAGCTGTTCATCTGAGCCTAAGACTCGGAACTGCATTCGTCTGGTGAATAGAAATATTTAGCACTCGCTAGAGTTGCAAGTAAGGATGTGGCTTACCGGTGTGTAGGATTGGGTTAGTTACTGTTGCGTTATATTGTAAATCCCCCTTCACTGCTGCTACTGCTCTATGATGTGTTCCGtgcctccccccccccctattCCCTTCGCCCGTAAGCTGGAAGCAGGAGCTTCGTTCATCGTCCGTGGCGCGCAGGGGCATCGCACTAGGCCTCACCTGGAATTTTTAGGGTCCAGTGGATGCCATGACTGTGTCTGAATTCGGCAGGTCTCGGGTGCTTTACAGACGTAATGGTGTCTCTGATGTCATCGAGGTGGGGAACACTACCGAACTGAATGATGTCATTGCATTACTTCGGTCCTTCTCTGGCGTTCCCAAGTCATATACAACTCTAGTTACCCCGTCTCTTGCCGAGCTGTGTGAGGATGCGGTTGGCGTGGAACGTTTGTGGACCAGCTCCGCCGAGCGCACTGAGCCGAAAGACTTTGCATGGCTTGAAGTTGAGACGGAGAGCGACGAAGTGATGAGACAGGTTCTCTCGGCGTTTCCCATCCATTCCAAAACGAGCGAGCTGGTACGGAGTAGTGAAAATAGAGTGGAGGTCGTGGAGATATTTCCGTCTTGCGGTTACGTATGGGTTAGCATCGCCGCCAAGGGGGCTGCATCAGAGTCTAGCGTTCCTGAGGATGATGAACCTGTTGTAGTCTCACTGATTGCGTATGAGCAGTTTCTTATCACGATGCATCGTAAACCTCTTTCGGGGTTTGAGGACATGAAGGCGCACATGGAAATGCTTGTTAAGTCCCCAGCTTCGTATGGGGCGCCAGTTCCCACGGCCGTATGCTCTCTAATAAGTGGTTTTGTCAAGGAGTATCAAAAGGAGCTACTATCGTTacttgttgatgttgataaCGTCAACGAATTAGTTCTCGAAATCCAACCCTCGGAGTGTGATCAGCTGGATTTGCTGCGACGTATCGATGATCTTCGGCACAGTCTCTCGCGGGTGCAGGCATCTTATTTCGCCAAGGAGCGCGTGCTGCAGAGacttcttcttcctgttGTGAAGCGTACTTTCATATCCTCTGCCGTAGGTGTTGCCGCTCGGTACCAAAGGATGCTTTCCGGTTTAATTCTTTCTATTGAAAGGCTGCGGAAGGGTCGTGATGTTCTCAATATGTCGAGCATGGGCCTTGTAAGTGGTGTTTCAATGCGGTTACTGCAGCGCTGTTATTGGATGGACTACTTGAATAATGTtatgacgatgatgacgcTTGTTAGCATGCCTATATCTATTATCCCGGGCCTTTTCACCATGAACGTTCGTGTTCCCTTTGAGGACAGTGAGAGCTTCGTGCCCTTCTATGTTATTGTGGCAGTCACCGCTGGAATTTTTTTCCTAGGGATGTCGTACCCGGTGTATTTGTACCTCACCTTCAAGTCTCCGGGCGCGCTGGTGCCCACTTCGCACTAGCGAAAAGAGATGTTGCGAGAGATGACGggtttcccttatttttttttttaccgttgTGTGAGAACGAAGAGAGGCAATGTGGTGGTATGAGGGGAATGTCATAGCGCGTTGCGATTGCGACGGTTGGTGTGAAGGGCAAAACAAGACTAAATCGTCGGGATTCCGATGGAAGGTTTCTCGAGCTGTTCCCTCGCAGCGATAGCGCAACAcactccttttcctttttttaaatctgcTGGCTTGCACGTTTGTGCGAGCAAATTATTCTGTGTTGGCCCCTTGTCACCATTGTCGTTGGCTATGATACTGACTTTCCCTTATTCTGTTgttgcctttgttttttccataGTTAGAAGAAGCTTAACCTGCGTTAATCTGCTTGTCTATCGATGAGGCGGAGCAGGGTACCCGCAGATGGCGTGAGCCACATTCTCGGTAAACGGGCCGTAGCGCTGCTCGTTCCCGTTTTAATAACACTGATGCTAGTGACGTGGTCTGTACTTAACCTGTCAAGTCTCATTGGGGAACGGCAAAATTCCCTCGTCATCGTTGAACCGCACGGAAACGAGTCAAGTTCGCTGCAGGTATTTGAGGCGTCTGTTATTAATGCTCTGGCAGTTGTTGCGCTTATTGTGGTCTTCACGTTCATTATGTTGGCGTTGTACAAGTTTGGGTTCGAAATAGTTCTCTACGTGTGGCTGGGTGTGTCTGTGGGGTCAATCCTCTTTATCACGATGTGGGTTTTTTTGGATTTGGTACTTACCCGATTTCAAATACCGTATGATTTCATTACAA
Encoded proteins:
- a CDS encoding protein kinase, putative, translated to MSVSRMVPADFELGSALGAGSFSKVVTASHVPTGRRYAIKVVSKQQICTAPSDEEKRRMAEVAIREARMLRMCSHPNIVRFHASMQGPQDLMYVTELCDGGELLEAIKAWGTIPLEAARHVLAELFSAIWYLHHAPKHTQPGVPDAPLESITILHRDIKPENIMLMSDKHVRLIDFGTAVVCRSVDERPEGEHSSKGRAKTFCGTAPYMSPELLRNNYTCTASDYWACGCVLYHMLVGKRPFDGSTEYFLIQSILEKEPEYPEDLDDDAKDLIHRLLSKSPDERPGREEVQNHPFFVSIDFDGLATKEVTPFWVRNVEWEPNSLFSTCVVCRRAFFLWRRRRHCHNCGKLVCSSCSANHITIPGCSSASPERVCDSCFGKIRGDGAKAGGRV